The Zeugodacus cucurbitae isolate PBARC_wt_2022May chromosome 4, idZeuCucr1.2, whole genome shotgun sequence genome includes the window CAATCACCGGACTTAAATCTGATTGAGCATTTGTGGGATGAACTTGGACGGAGGGTTGCAAAACACAACGTAACAAATAAAAGCCAATTAAAAGATATAATGCAGCTGGAATGGGCCAATATTGGATCTGAGGTGACGAGTAAATTGGTACACTCCATGCCAAATCGTTTAAATGatgttgttattaaattttcattttctttttcatgttaaaataaaaaatctaactGTGCCAAAACTTTTGTCCACCGAAATAtatgagttttttatttaaatcattgTAACGAAATAACCACCGATATTACATTAACGAAATTGAGCATAGTGAAAGATAACATGATGGTGACTATATGACTAGTACAGTACTTGAAACTAATCCTTATATTTTCGGAACTACGGATAACCATATGTACTAACACCCGCTGTGCCAAAACTTTTGTCCGTCAGTgtaaataataactaaatatcGGTTAGCGAtattatggtatattaaaacaactggttttcgaactttttgtgataaataaagtgaattattttccatggaaaattaaaatcccGACGCTGCAGATCACAAAACATTTCATCAAATTCCTTAAAATTTCGCgtttccatttatatttattgttttgagtTCTTATAGATCATCTTGCACGGCTGTTAAAAATGCCTCTGTCTTATAATTTTGTTGGCAACATTTCTTTCTGGCCCTTCCGGTTCcaaattgcgaaacgtcaaaacctactaaTCTATTCCAACTGTCAAAATAttagtaggttttgacgtttgatattTCGCGCTCACTTCCAATGAGATGAGAGTAGTACATCTCTTTTTCTCTGCTTAAAGTGTGAACGGCACACTAAAATATGGCTTGTTGCCTTGTACTGATAATTTCGAACGTGCTCATACGCACAAGTTCAAACCGATTTCGTGCTTTTTTTCTGCATGTACATGAGTTGAGGCCGACGAAAATGCTAAAGCAAAAGGAATGAACGCAATTGAGAGCACAACATTTGAGACAAACAATATGTGAGAGacatgtgtgtgttgttattcttacatcccagcagatttaaaagcgagatctcctgaaaggaggaatgaaggagtcctcctattgacctcttttaggagcagtaagggagattttttaattttgttcttatattgtgtttttttttattttattttagtgttgacctctttttgtcatcttttaggagcaaaaaaggagattttatacttctattgtgatttttttttacttcatttcagtattgatctccttttgtcctcctttaggagcaataaaggagattttttaatttttcgttgcttaaaaatcgtacttttgattcaaaaattgcaatgtaacgggaaataataactgttaatttttgtcttcaagcaattgttcaattcaactgtattttttaaagcgtgcagacgtaagtgttttatagctattgagtattaaatattttaaattgataattaaatctACTCTgaaaggcatttaaaacgcctagtgaataaaaaattaaataattaaaaaaaaaaaacaaaataataatacacaaaatgaaaatgatgtggaaagggttaatgaaattgaaaaatatggaacaaagaatacggaagctagaggaaatatcggcgcagaacactatactcctggagcggattattgacatatttccaccgatgaagattgaattaatgatatttcctattaaaaacatgaatgatttagcatctacagaatccttgcttttgaataagcctgaggcagaaattgtgagtatgataaaatacatttgataagatgttactaaatagtttgagtttattataggtggcgtatctgaagcaaacattttcaaagagacccctatcaaaaattttggatgaagtgattgcggagtccctgctcttaaaagtgaattgggatggagccaaaaaaaagttgcattgaagaattatgcacttttcaataaatttctttacggtaatacataattttaatttatgtcgtctatttttttaacaagtttaatttttagaggccttaaaatatgattactcataccctgattttgaggcataaaaaaaataatagatttcatgtacattcatttaattaaaaaactttagtaaaaaataaaaatttgtttttgttaaaataattgcaggagtaatagggagtagaggatatctcctaaaggattaatccaggaggatgtatatacatacatatatgtgaaatgaaaataaaaagccgTGTTTTGCTGCTTCATTGCgtgttatatattcatatgtatttaattttaaataataaaatagtataaaattttcaattttcatgcaTAAAAGTTGAGGACACTTTTGATGAGTTCCATAACTGTAAAAAATGAGGTTTCGCTCACAGCTCATATTTGCGTATTCCTTTTTGTGATCTATCGTTGCTGTTCGAACATTTGCTTTCAGTGCATTGAATCGACGCTTActgcagagaacgtataatatagagaaggtgcCGATTGTCACGCTGGCCcgcttttcgaaggggtactcgtttctataagcgtgtttcaccacagtttAACATTAGAGGGCtcaaaaataacagatttgagCGTTTTCAGTGTTAAATGGGAAAAATGGCCGAAGcctatgatttttttgttttcatgtcaTAGAGATGTATGATTGTATTTCATGTCATAGAGATGTATGATTGTGGAGCGTACGCAGGCAAAAAGGCCCAGATGCCCAACATATAATGTCTTTATGTTTTATGCATTGTTTCTTCCAAAGATCAATAGTAATTATTCTAAACGTGACTTAATGTGTTGGTagatattaaaatgcatttaaatttatagataaccaattaatacttcaatatttgtcaATACATATTAAGCGCATATATTATTACggcgggatcacttgaaacggcccTGTAAAACTcaatgtgtcgaaaaattgatgaccgcttttttgttgccattttCTATCTAGGTTTTTGCGGCGTTGCAActtttccttctggagggaacattagaaaaatcttcaatttatgatttttgtcatcgtcgcgagaAGGCGTTTGTTGGCATGGCATGCGCGGGGGGATGTGTATGGCTCTGCTTTTATgtatgaagcaactttgccaagtgaatgtgcgcttgcgttcatgaatgaaattgttgcgtttactacaat containing:
- the LOC128921629 gene encoding uncharacterized protein LOC128921629; translation: MKMMWKGLMKLKNMEQRIRKLEEISAQNTILLERIIDIFPPMKIELMIFPIKNMNDLASTESLLLNKPEAEIVAYLKQTFSKRPLSKILDEVIAESLLLKVNWDGAKKKLH